In Salarias fasciatus chromosome 13, fSalaFa1.1, whole genome shotgun sequence, the sequence CATCACGCTTACAGTAAGTGAGACATTTTCGCTTCCACCTCATGACGATGATGTTGTTTTAGGGTCGCGGGGGAAAAGGCAGCATCTACGTCTGGGCGTCTGGAGACGGTGGTAGCTATGACGACTGCAACTGCGACGGCTACGCCTCAAGCATGTGGACCATCTCCATCAACTCCGCCATCAACGACGGGCGAACCGCCCTCTACGAcgagagctgctcctccaccctggcATCCACCTTCAGCAACGGACGCAAGAGGAACCCGGAGGCTGGCGTCGTGAGTGATACTTCTAAACATCAAGTGTTTGATATTTGGATAcaatttttttgtggttttgccTTCTCAAGCACTACGAGTCAGGATAGAAACATTATCTACAGGTGTAGATCTCCAGGTGACATCATTTCTGTTTCCTGGGTGCCGACCTGCCTCAACAGGAAGCCCTATGGACGGCGCAATCACACAGAAACCACAGCAGAGCACAGATAATTCTAAGATTATATTTAGTCTTTCATAGATTTCATCACATGCAGCTTGTTTTAAGTCACACCTGCAGGCAGCATATTTCAGGATTTTCTGCTCGTACACTGTAATCGCTGGCTAGTTGTGAAAACAGAGGTTTGGCAAGAAGAATAGCTGATTACCATCCTGCACAATCAGATGCATCATTTAGCCATAGAGGCTCAAAGCCATGGCACGCTGTGTTAATCCCATTATTTTCATTAAgtaaatgtgtaaatatgaGGAATCAAAACCTTTTCTGTCTCCCAGCTCTTTATGGAGTCCTTGTGTAGTTCTGACAgatcaaaaaatgtgtttcactttatttttttcattatgacAAAGAAATCCATTAAGAACTccaaattatgtttttatttatttgacgaTGTCCGTATAATTGAAAAGAACACTGACAAAGAGAATGACTGAGGCACGAAATGGAATCTCTCTGGCAACATCACAGCATCCAGCAATAACTGCGCGTGACTCATCGAATTTGAACATTTACATTGTGAATTGCCTCATCAATGGGCAATCCCTAAAGAAACACAGACCGCGAATGAGCAAGACGCCACGGGGACGAGAGCTGGAACGATGGCCTTTCCTGCCTTTTCTTTCAGAGGGGGAAAGCACGACCTTGACGGCTCGTGTAATAATAATTCATTATAGCTTTTTGCAAATTGGAAATGTAGACCCCCGTtcaataatgtgtgtgtgaataaagtgTATGAAGGCAGCAGTGTTTGACTGATTATGCAAATCACCTTTGGCTGTTGACAAAGCCTCAGATCTTCCCCAGGGTTTCTCATCTAATTGCAGTCAATCTGTTGTCATTTCTAATTAAGTAAccaagttaaataaataaacatttattcagTGTAAATATAAACATACTGTTTCATAATCCGTGCACGTGACAGTTCAACCGACTCATCGGTTTTATTCTGCCTTAATCAGTCCTTGGTAGATGTGTCTTTAAACATCGGCCACCAGTCGAGGTTGTACACTTTGAGGTGTGATAAAGACCTGCCTATCTTAGTCATTCATCGTCAAGGGgaagccttacctccaaaagTTAAACATGACGAGCTGTTTATCCCTCTGATCTGCTCCTTCCAGGCTACCACAGACTTGTATGGGAATTGCACGTTGCGTCACTCTGGGACGTcggcagcagctccagaagcGGCTGGTGTTTTTGCTCTGGCTCTTGAGGCTAAGTATGTTCTCTAATGCCCCTGCTGCAGACCTGAAATAATTGTGTGAATATTGATTTAGATTGAATGTCTGCATGAGACATTATTAGGTTACCTCATTCAATTACACTCTGCTTCAGTGAGAAGGCACGATTCGAAAGGAGTGTGCTTAGATTTGCAGAATGTCTCATTCGTTTAGCATGTTATTCGTAAACGAcgttttatttcctcctcattGCAACGGCGTTTTATATTGCAGTCATGTCTTTGACCTTCTCAGTCCATCTCCATCTGCATATTATGTATTCTCATTTTGTCTCCATGTGTCAGACTCGACTAATTTCTTCACTTTTGACAGAAATCTGCAGTGATCACCAACTGGAATAAAAAGTTAAAGTTATCCTGTTACTGATAGGCTCCAAATATTTCAACCGAGGACACGACTCACATTTGGATCTGTGCTCTTTATATCTCAGCGCAAATGGAAACATTCAGCTTATATCCTGTTCAGAGGATCCAGTGCTGATGTATTATTTATCACCGCACTTCCTCTGTGCTGGATGGAGAACCAGACTGCAGTGCTTCATTATCATCTCAGCATGCTGAAAATGTTGCTTTCTGTCGGCTAATGCCGACACCCAAAGATTCCGTCATTGATGTTTCCAACAAAATCAGTTCCTCATGGAGATTATTTTAGAAGCCATGTGActttaaaacagttttaattatttcaaagcATTACCTCTGAGCTAAATCCACACACTCATCATTAGATGAATATGAAAATTCGTTCTTGAATCCTGGAGGacattcttttctttctctccgaTCCTTCATTTCTCACACCAGATTCTCCAGCCATTAACTCACACCAGCGAGTGGAGTTAAGCAAAGAAACGCTGTTTGCTCTGCACACATATTAATGATGTTGCTGTTGGGAGGAGTGGATGGCCTCCTGTCCGTTGGCAAATATCGCACGAGCCTTTTTACTGCCCGAACACACTTGAACCGCACAACAGCATGAGTCCGTGAGTCAGCCAGAACAAAGCTGTCACTATAAACAGCCAAGATAATGGAAGGAGCCACAAAGGAAGCCATCTTCCTCCAAGCACACGAACTACGATGTTTTGACAATTGCAAGCatttaattaaagcaaaaacatgaaacagatATGTTTACTGTTGTAATCTActcttttgtcatttttgtaccaACTGTCAATTCCAGCCCGAACCTGACGTGGCGAGACATGCAGCACCTGTCGGTCCTGACCTCGAAGAGGAACCAGCTCCACGACGAAGTCCACCAGTGGAGGAGGAACGGCGTGGGCCTGGAGTTCAACCACCTGTTTGGCTACGGCGTGCTGGATGCCGGCGGCATGGTGAAAATGGCGAAGGAGTGGAAAACTGTGCCTGAGCGCTTCCACTGCGTTGCCGGATCTGTTCAGGAGCCCCAGTGAGTAGAGAAAACTTCTGAAGCTACAAGCATTTGAAGCACACTTCTGCAACAAACGATCATCTGATTGCTGTTTAGCATGCATTAAACATATTTTGCGGTAGTGTCTGCTATATAATGGGTCGCATTACAGCTCCAAAgcagttctttctttttggaTTGTAATTCagcaaacacatgaaaacaatgtTGAAACCTGTGATTCACCGTTGTCCTGTTTCAGTTGTTTGTCCATCATTGTAAAGAAAGATTCATAGACAAAGTTTGGCCGAGAGAGAGTTTTTAATCTCATATAATTGCCAGAGATAAAACATTCGTCTGTTCtgattttcagtttgatgtGCAATTTTGTGAGCAGGACTTTAATTCAACAAATTTAGCGTTCGAGCCAGTGGTAGTTCATTATACCGATTATGATGCTTTCATctacagaagaaaagaaagaggctgAGCTCTGAGAAATCCTGATTACACAATTAAAAAAGATCTCTCAAATGCAATCTGTGATAGAAAAGTTGTGAAAGCGATAATCACACTCCACACTTTATATTCTCTATTTGTTGAAATAAGCTTGCGTGCTGTTTTGGGATGTAAATTCCAACCATAATGTAGTCTTTTctgcaataacaataataagaaTAGGAATAGGTTCAACTGTCAGAGCTCTGGGGGAAGTGGTCTTTCGATAACAATCCGCTCTGCCCTCTGTTCTGGAGAAGCTCCTCAGTCTCTGTCATCGCCTTTCATAGATCCTTCCTCCCGTCTTATCCTTCCTCTGTCTGTGCGGTATCTCCCTTTGCATcgccccgcctccctcccctcaGCCTTTGCGTCCACTTTCTCCTCTGCGCCTCCGGCCACCACCTCATGTCAGtctttcccctccacctcctccctctcctctgtccctgCTGCACACATCCCAGGGGCCGCGCTATCCATTCATCTGTCATATCCTGAGGCTTTGAGCTTGGATGTCTGATGCTTGGTAGTTTCCTGTGGCGGCGACCCTTTTCTCTTCGCTCTAATTAGAGCCCCGCAAATGCCCCAGCCTGCCATGTCCTAGAAACGCAGTCGATTAGAATTAGTGGCAGCCAGCAAGGGATTCCacgtgcaggtgtgtgtgtgtgtgtgtgtgtgtgcgtgtgtctgtgacCTTACCCCGAGTGTTAACGTGCATTGTGAAAGTGTCAGTGTGTGGGTGAAGATAAAAAAGCCGACTGAATACAGTTcatctgtgtgtatttttttttctgctaccATCAACACCCCCAGTTCCTTATTTTAGCCTCTAATCAGTGCTCCACAGATGACGCAGTCACGACAACAtgcttttaaagtgtgtgttagCTGTTGTTACATCCCCAGACCATTACATACTGTGCAGGAGGTGGGAAAGACATGCCCTTCAGTGTGACTTTCCTGGTCAATATGCACGAAatatcatctgttttttttttttctttgtcagatTTGCACAAACTTGGAATATGTGATGGATAAAAGATGGTGTTTGAGAAGCTCTAATTCGAGCCTCTACCATTTGGGAGCTTTatttctgcagctgtgtgttaaaatgtgaattGTGTTCTGGCTGGGTTATATCTTCCGTCGGTTCactgtttccacagcagcactgcaggGCTGTTGCTGCCTCTATTGTGGTAGAGCTATAATTACAACAGGCCCACCTCTGATGATAGTGTATCGCCAGAGAAAAGCAATAAACACCAACATAGGCAAGCTCACAAACACACCGCTCGGCGCTGATCTGATCGCTGCTCTTTCTGGCTGCAGCTTACTAAGCAAAAGCAAAAACTTCTCATTATCAGTGGAGCTGGCACACAGTGCCCCCTCTCTGCACTTGCGGTCCTTTTTAATCTGCACCGTTCTGCCCTTCAGAGGCATCCCTCGCCCCGCTCTGTGACCCTCTCATGTAATTACTCCTGCATATTATCTGATGGAAATGATGTGAAGGTGGTTTGGAAGGCTGGGAGGCCCATTCACTCCCGCATTAGTTTATATTCACAAAGTCACACTGAGCCAATAACACACTGACACCAGCATTCGTAGATGCTTTCTCGACTCTATAAATAACTTGTAGATGAACCTCCATGTTTCAAAGTGGCTTTACTCATTGACCAGATTTCTATAAAATTACTATTATCTGCTGTATATCCCATAACTGACCTATGAGCATATTTTCTTGATTGAGCGATGACTTCCACCATCACTTTtctaaaaaatcaaaaaaatttTGGggtcagagacacacactcgctgACAGATAACATTTCCAGTAATTGACACTTCTAAATAGGTACAATACAGTTGTTTGCCTTGCTTTCCACACTCTAGATGAACGTTTTTACTTGAGTATGAGTGAATTTACCTGCTTGAGAAAATAATGCAGTAATTTTGATCCTCTAACTGCTGAAATCTAAAGACAATAGTTTCCTCTTTGCGGCTGCACTTTTGCTGACGCGTGTTGTGTTGTCAGTGGAAAAAGCAGTCTGGGAGTTTGGTTATGTCAGATTTCTCAACACTGGGTGGAAGTTACCCAGCAACACTGTACgatgttctgtttttctgggAATAGTAATTCACTTCATCAGCCCCGAGCAGTGCTCCGCTGCACTCATCTTGCTGTGCTCAGCATAGTGCTCTATTAATCATTCCTCTGACTGAGTGCTAGTTTACACGTTTCTCTCACGCAGTTAATGTTTCTTGTCCCCGCTGCCTTCCCTTCAACCCAGCCCCATCTTCTAAAAACCCTCTCCACTTCCCGCCGCCTGCGATGCGGCCTCAGCCTCTAATAATGTTATTAAGCCTCTTTGCTGCGTTTGGCCACCACCCCTGCCCCGCTGcgttctccctctttcttttcatcACCCGAAGAGATGGAAAAGCAGTGTGCCTCCCCGGCCACTATGCAACAACAATAGCAAGACCTGCCCACGTTTTACTCCCTGTTCTGAACAAACCCATTGTGACATAAAATGAGTCTCTTCAAGCTCTGTGAAAGACACACAATTAAGTTTGTGTGCTGCAGATTGTTGTGGACTGCATTGTGTAACtcattgttcagttttttttttcttatgactGCTAAAACACTGCTCTGCAAAACTTTATTATTTCTGACTTCTAACGTGGACCTTTGCTGGAGAATAGGTGAGGCACTTCATTACCAGGAAAGAGATTTCACCTCCATTTCTGCTCCAGAAACACCCAATGTGCTTTTCCACTTTTAATTACAGGTGAtgcttgttttcctctctctttgaCAGACTATTTCAACTCTAATTATGTTTCTCCTCTCCCAGCAAAATCCAATCCGGCAATAAGCTGGTGCTGGCTATCGACACTGAAGCCTGCCAAGGGAAGGACAACTTTGTCCGCTACCTGGAGCACGTTCAGGCGGTCGTCACCGTCAACGCCAGCCGACGCGGAGACCTCAACATCAACATGACCTCCCCCATGGGCACCAAGTCCATACTGCTGAGCCGACGGCCCCGGGACGACGACTCCAAGGTGGGTTTCGACAAGTGGCCCTTCATGACCACCCACACCTGGGGCGAGGACCCCCGGGGGACCTGGGTCCTGGAGGTGGGCTTCCAGGGCGAGGAGCCGCAGCGAGGCGTCCTGAAGGAGTGGACTCTCATGCTGCACGGAACACAAAGTGCCCCTTATATAGACCAGATAGTGCGCGATTATCAGTCCAAGCTTGCGATGTCCAaaaaggaggagctggaggaggagctggacgagGCCGTGGAGAgaagtctgaagagtctgctgAGTAAAAACAACTGAAGTCCAGAATTTGCATGTCGCCAGTTCTTTCACTTTCCCCCTCTCTGTAGTCAcgctcagtcctcctctgaaacCTCACTGCATCTCCTTAGTTTTTCTCAGTCTCTTGTTACCCTCCCGTATGTCTACCTCTCTCCCCTCAGCTTTTTGTTATCGCGTGTTTCAATTAGCCCCATTCGATGAATGTTTCTTGTAATCCAGTCACGATGAAAATGTAACCTCAAATAATCCGTTCTGCATAGAGAAAGCAAACTCCATCACCTGAATTTTTACACTCTACAGAACTGTATATAAACCAAATACAAGCCACTTTCTCATGCTTTGACTGCCCTGCACCTTTCTTCTGCCAAATGTTGTACAGTTTGTGACTGTAAATGATTTTCTGTGTCATTCTACTTAAAGTTTAATATCTTGCAAACAGAGCAGTGATATGTCtttctgtttatatttttgtgacATGCACTGTTTATATAAACAAGAAAAGGAATGTGTAATTCATCTTGCAGCCTGTGGTCATCACTTCATATTTCATATTCCACAACATATATTATAATAAATCTATTCAGCTGTTTAATAAAGCACTCGACTGATTTGGAACACACTTTCAGGGGTACCAGGTAAAATGAGATGGTGTTGCTGTCTCCTGTGAGTGTCCCAAGCAAAATACAGAGAATGCACAGTTATTTTATAAAACTTATAATCTGGGAATTCGACTAAAAGGTGTAGCCTACTGGGACTTTATTAACAGATATTGAAAATAccttcttttaatttttcatcataCTTCTTTCCTTCTGTACTGTGCTGTCGAATAAACTAGTCTTGTGCGATAccactgatttttattttccaatcCCCGTTAAAACCGAAGCGGGTATCGCTGATACCAGTACAAGAAGATTAATGGGATCAAAATCAGAAAAAGCCCCTACAGCGCATGTTTTTCAAAGATTATCTATAAAGAGAGACAttgttgtttcttgtttttttggccACAAATTTCACATATTGCCTTCTTTCTATTTTCAGAGCGAAAATTGTTTCAAACTGTCATTCTTACTATgcaccaaaaaagaaaacaaaaaagaagagtaGAAACAATGATTGAACTTTTTGAACTTACAAgtaaaaatttaattttaactTAATTGACAGACGATGTCTTTTGTGAGGCATGACTATTGTTATTTTAAAACCGTGTTCATCAGTTTTAACAAACATAATCATTCACATAGATAGACTGTGAACTGTGTATCATAGTTATCATAGTTTCTTgaattaaagcaacaaaaacaaaacaaaaccgaCTCAACTTCCCACATCGGCAAACACAACCCCACAAAATGTGGCTCATTCAAGTTATAGGTAGGCTGCAGCCATATTATACACAGTCTGTGGCGAACAGATCACTTTTATTAGAGATTGGAATCTTTATTATCTTGCCTTTATTGTTGACGGAAGCATAGATCGGCTGACTGATGAAGAGAGGCTTTTACACAGCCGTTACTCACGGTACGATGATTAGCGGAAGAACAAGTAGTTCCTGCCAACTGATGGTAATAGTTCTTGTAAGTAGCTTCCCAGCTTTCGTTTGGGattgaaaaaatacattcaaacacATACATTTGTATCAATCTATGTCAATATGCTGTAATGTATTATGCAGGGGGATTAAATACTGTATTTCTAGCACTCATTCGCCAAACAAAGTTAAAACTTTTCTTGGATAAAAATTGACAACAGTTCAGTTGGTAGAGTGTGTTGCCTTAACTGGAAGGCCACAGGTTTGATCCCCTCATAGGTCAAAATGTGACTGACCAAGACACCAAACCCTAAACTGCTGCCGGTAGATGGACCCGGCACTTTGCATCACAGCAGTCAGACTGGTGTGTGAACGTGTgcatgaatgggtgaatgtgactgacgTTGGATATCACTTTTGGGGTTgttaaaatcaaagaaaaaaagcaccACATTTGTTTCAGAGGTTGAAATATAAGCTACTGAATAGCCTATAATTACATCTGAGAGTATGAGTAGAAAACTACACaagtaaaattacaaaaaaaaaaaaaaaaaaaaaaaaaaaagcaaaaaagtgCTGGTAAGCTTTCAACGACATCCTGTTCCATTGTCAATGCAAAGCTTTTTATTCAGTTTACTTCCATAATAATCACTGTATGAGGCACATTTTCAGTATTTGAAGACTTAAAAAACTATATAAAACATATATattattgtttttgtgaagttggactaaaaaaacaacaacggtCAAAGCGAAAGTATCTTGAATCCCTACTCAACTAAATTCATATATATTTTACAATTTGTTACTTCCACCCCTGGTTTATTCTTGGTATTCTGGGTTTTTCCTGACATCtacagtgtgttcagtgtgtgctcagttgAACGCCATTTCCTAtgatgtgatggactggagacctgtccagcaTGCACTGCGCCCTTTGCCCAGTGTCAGCTGGGATACATTCCAGCCCCTGCACTCCCAGTCTGAATAAAGTGAGTGCGGAATATGAATCACCCTTTTTTCCTTTAGTATTCTCATCTCCTGATACACCTCATGCTAAGCTCAAAGGATTTTGTAAGTAACTATAGATcatacaaaaaaatgaatgagtgaCCTGGAGATTTTGCAGTTCTTGCAACAGTACTTCCTTAAATGCCAGATGAGAAAATGGACATTTTATAGGGTTGTGTGTAATTATATAATGAAAGAATACTATGAACAGTCAAATAAATATCTAAGGTGACTAGAAATCTATGAAAGGAGAACAAGAAACCAatagttttaatttaattttttatttatcaatATATCAAAGCAAATTAATACACAGCAAAATTGTGCTGAGGGCAGGCAGTTGCATCCAATTAAACAAATCAGCTCAAAGGGGAGTTCAGAAGGGTggcacaactttttttttctttaattttcaaacttttattgGTGGCATACAGCTTTGTTTCTCATTGTCCCAAGTTTTCAGACAGTAAAGGACCTGCAGCATGAGCGTGGATTGAAGCTGAACAACAACAGGAGCACTTT encodes:
- the pcsk2 gene encoding neuroendocrine convertase 2, with amino-acid sequence MRGSPRYGTAVGIIVILEALLLASRAAEGASTQHLLVQLHEDAQDEAHQLATQHGFQSARKLPFGEGLFHFYPQDTSKRRSKRSTRSTHSRQRLQKDRRVKNVFEQEGFSRQKRGYRNINDIEVNMSDPLFTKQWYLINTGQADGTPGLDLNVAEAWQLGYTGKGVTIAIMDDGIDYLHPDLASNYNADASYDFSSNDPFPFPRYTDDWFNSHGTRCAGEVSAAANNNICGVGVAYNSKVAGIRMLDQPFMTDIIEASSISHMPQVIDIYSASWGPTDDGKTVDGPRELTLQAMADGVNKGRGGKGSIYVWASGDGGSYDDCNCDGYASSMWTISINSAINDGRTALYDESCSSTLASTFSNGRKRNPEAGVATTDLYGNCTLRHSGTSAAAPEAAGVFALALEANPNLTWRDMQHLSVLTSKRNQLHDEVHQWRRNGVGLEFNHLFGYGVLDAGGMVKMAKEWKTVPERFHCVAGSVQEPHKIQSGNKLVLAIDTEACQGKDNFVRYLEHVQAVVTVNASRRGDLNINMTSPMGTKSILLSRRPRDDDSKVGFDKWPFMTTHTWGEDPRGTWVLEVGFQGEEPQRGVLKEWTLMLHGTQSAPYIDQIVRDYQSKLAMSKKEELEEELDEAVERSLKSLLSKNN